AGCGCTTCGTTATAAAAATTTTCTTAAAATAAGTTCGCCTTTTTGCCCTTGATCGTCCAAACGAATACCGGTCCCAATGATTATTTTAGATAATTTCCCCCGACCAGGGATACGGAGGGCCTTGGTCGCATAAGGCGACCGAGCGGGAATCCGCGAGCCCGTAGTAGCCCGGTCCCGAATCCGAAGGATTCGGGAGGTCGCCTAACTTCAATTATCAACTTAATCTATGTTATTCGCAAAAGGACGGGAATGATTTCCATAGCAAGTGCGATCCCTACATGGATGAGTACGCCGCCTCGGATCTTCCCCGTATAATAGGAATAAATCCCCAACGTAAATCCTCCGATGGAAGAACTAATCGTTTCCAAAATCGGTTTTTCAAAATGAATTGCTACATAGAGAACGGTCATCAGCAGTACGGCATTTTTTCCGAAAAATGGATGTAGGATTCGGATTACAAAACCCCGGAAAAACCATTCTGTCGCAACAAATGCAAGGGAATAAAAAACTTCGAATATAAGTATGATCGGTAAAGATGTTTGAAATCCGATCATTGGCTGGTCTCTAGGCGCTCTGGGATAATAATTTTGAAAGTCTTCTCCTAAAGCGGCAAAAAATACAACGATCACCATAGGTCCGAGCAGTAGCAAATAAGAAGTGATGGGAATCTCCGCCTTCGTTTCCAAAGGGCCCGATTCTCTCGGATCCTTTTTCAGGAAACGCAGAATCGCATAACAAATTAATGGTGGTATCCCGTAAAAAATCCAAATCTTGAGTTGTATCGCAAATTTATATGCTGCGTATCGATTTTCCACGGCCACGGTGTCTCTGATCAATATCGCTATGATCCTTACATTTTCGCTGATTACAAGTGCTGTGATGATGCAGAAAAAAATCGTCCAAAAGCGAGGTGACCTGAAAATCCAAAAACTTTTATTTCGGAACGAATGAAGAAGAATTAACGAAAAAAAAGGAATCGAATAATTTAAAGTAACACCTAGTATCGGATAGGTATTTCCGATATCGAAAGTATATTCGGTAGTTATCGATAAGGCTATAATGCAATAGGTAAATAGAATAAAAAGATAATCGGGATTTTCCTTTTTATAAATACGAAAAGGTTCTAGTAGAGTCGAAAGTTTATCTTTCATCTATACATCTACTTTCGGTTGAGTTCTCCATCTGCGATGCACCCAGAAATACTGTTCCGGGAAAAGTTTCACCTCTCCTTCCAAAGTATGAGTCCAAAGTTCGGTATAATAACGAAGGACTTCGTCTTTAGTAGGAAATTTCTTTTTGTCCACAAAACCAAGATCTTTTACCCGAACGATGACTTTTCCGTCTTCACCGGATAACACTGAATAGTATAACATTTTCGCGCCTGTGAGATAGGCCATAAGGGCTGGACCCACGAAAGTAGAAGCCTGTCGGTTCATAAAAGGCACGAAGATACCTGCGCTACCCGCATTCTGATCAGACCCGAATCCCACCCAATATCCTTGTTTCAACATCTTGATAACTTGCGTGGACTCTTCAACAGGAACCAAAACGATTCCGTTTTTAGATCGCATCTTACGAAGTAGCCAATCCACAAAAGGGTTACGGATTTTTTTATAAATCCCTCCGCCTTTCATTCGAATTCCCAAAAACTGAACCAAAACCTCCCAAGTACCCAGATGGCCTGAAATCAGAACAACACCTACTCCTTGTTTTTTGGTTTCTTCTTCGATCCTTAAACTTTCCTCATCCAAAACCAGATATTTATTCAACCATTCCTTCGTCATACGGGGAGCCCAAAGTGTATGAGCCAATAGATGTCCTAAATGTCTGAAATGTTTTTTGACTAAAATTTGAATCTCTTCCTCCGACTTTTCAGGGAAGGCGAATTTTATATTTTCTGCGGCGATCTTTCTGTGTTTTTTTGCCAAAGGAAAAATCAGTTTTGTGAGAAAAACACCGTAAGACAAACAAGTCTTGTAAGGCAGAATTTTAAACGGAAAATAAAAAATATAAACAAGACAGAATGACAATAGATGAGTGATTTTTTTCATCTCTTCCCTCCCTTTTTATAGAAGATTCAATCGTAAAAATACTAACGCGCCGACACCGAGTAGTCCAATCAAAAAACCGATGATCCAACCACCAATGATATCGCTTAAAAAATGATGAAGTGTCAACAACCTTCCTACGCCTGCAAATACGCTGAAAAAATAAAACCAGGCCGTTTCTCCGAAGCCGAACACAAGAATGGTTGCGACTACCGCAGAATTGGCGCTATGTGCCGAAGGGAAAGAATGTTTCATATCGGGATTGGAATCTTTTTTTCCCATTACACTGACCAAAGGCCGTTTGCGGGAAAAATATTTTTTTAAAGATAAAACCAAACGATCGGTTCCGTAAGTGAAAATCAGAACAACCGGAAGAGAAACGTAGACAGGCTTGTACAAATCACTGATAAACATCAGTGGCAAAAGGATAAGTGCAAACATCTCTCCTTTATTGATTCTGGACAATATCCAACCCAACCTTTGGCTGTGCAGATGGGTTTGTATCCAGATAGAAAACTTTTGATCGATAACGGATATAAAATTCATTAGGACAGTTCAGTTCGAACTTTTTGTAAAGCATCGTCCCATTTCAATTCTTCCTGGGACCGATGAACCATATCCTTTAAAGTTACTGTTTGATTTTTGATT
The nucleotide sequence above comes from Leptospira kobayashii. Encoded proteins:
- a CDS encoding CPBP family intramembrane glutamic endopeptidase produces the protein MKDKLSTLLEPFRIYKKENPDYLFILFTYCIIALSITTEYTFDIGNTYPILGVTLNYSIPFFSLILLHSFRNKSFWIFRSPRFWTIFFCIITALVISENVRIIAILIRDTVAVENRYAAYKFAIQLKIWIFYGIPPLICYAILRFLKKDPRESGPLETKAEIPITSYLLLLGPMVIVVFFAALGEDFQNYYPRAPRDQPMIGFQTSLPIILIFEVFYSLAFVATEWFFRGFVIRILHPFFGKNAVLLMTVLYVAIHFEKPILETISSSIGGFTLGIYSYYTGKIRGGVLIHVGIALAMEIIPVLLRIT
- a CDS encoding lysophospholipid acyltransferase family protein, whose translation is MKKITHLLSFCLVYIFYFPFKILPYKTCLSYGVFLTKLIFPLAKKHRKIAAENIKFAFPEKSEEEIQILVKKHFRHLGHLLAHTLWAPRMTKEWLNKYLVLDEESLRIEEETKKQGVGVVLISGHLGTWEVLVQFLGIRMKGGGIYKKIRNPFVDWLLRKMRSKNGIVLVPVEESTQVIKMLKQGYWVGFGSDQNAGSAGIFVPFMNRQASTFVGPALMAYLTGAKMLYYSVLSGEDGKVIVRVKDLGFVDKKKFPTKDEVLRYYTELWTHTLEGEVKLFPEQYFWVHRRWRTQPKVDV
- a CDS encoding phosphatase PAP2 family protein translates to MNFISVIDQKFSIWIQTHLHSQRLGWILSRINKGEMFALILLPLMFISDLYKPVYVSLPVVLIFTYGTDRLVLSLKKYFSRKRPLVSVMGKKDSNPDMKHSFPSAHSANSAVVATILVFGFGETAWFYFFSVFAGVGRLLTLHHFLSDIIGGWIIGFLIGLLGVGALVFLRLNLL